The window GGGCAGAAGCCAGGGGCACGCGCGGCCCCGGTGTCGCACGGGCGcggaccgggggggggggggggtgtccccaacACGGTATGTCACGGGTGGGACACGCCTGACCCCCGGTGTGCTGCGGGCACggccccgtgccccccccctccccggctgtGTCACGAGTGGGAGACGCCGGTCCCCCGCTGTGACAGCCCCTCACcgggccccggcccggcggcccAGCGCTCGTTACCGAGCACGAGCCCGGGACTCCGCCACCGGCCCGCAGGGCGCCGCCACGCCCCGGGGCACCGCCCGCCCACGCCCACgcccgcccccccacccccccgccgtCCGTGGCCCGGGCCCCGCCCGGTGCCGCCGCCCCTCCCCCGCTCACCGGGCAGGTGCCGGGCGCGGCCGCTCCGCCTTCTCCGCGCCGCTTCCGGGGTGTCCCGCGCATGCGCTCACCCACCGCTCTCCGCGCATGCGCCGCGAGGGGGGCACTGGGAGTTGTAGTCCGCCAGTGGCGAGGGCGCGAAGCCTCCGCGCATGCGCCGctggggggatgctgggagTTGTAGTCCGCCGCCGTGCTGCCCGGTAACCCCGCCCTTGAGCGACGGGTGTGCCGGGAGGAGTAGTCCACGCGTGGAGGGGGTCTGGGGGCGACGGGGATCTCCTCTCCCCGCCCCCAgtcaccccccaccccggtcTCCCAGTGACACCATCCCATCACCCAGTGACACAACTCCCCCCCCAGTGACTCCCACACAGCCCTGGTCACCTGCTGACAGCGGCAATGACCCCCCCCACGCCAGTTAGCAGTGACACCATCAATGACCCTCCCCAGTGACACCCAGCGCTGGTCACCTGTGacagcccagcagcacccagtgCCACCCACCCCAGCCACCAGTGCCCCCCCAGTGACACCTCCAAGAGATTTCACAGAAGCCACTGGTGGGTGTCACGTTTTTCTTTAGGGTACAAAGCTGGGGACGACTGGGTCCCCACAGCTCGGACGCCCCGACgatacacacacaccccccagcAACCCAAGGTGTCAAGGaacccccccaagaccccctgacccgccccccccagcacccaagGCATTGGGGACCCCCCTCATCACCCCAACGTGTCGGGGGACCCCCCCAAGCTTCCCCTGattccctcccagcacccaAAGGCTTTTGGGACACCCCCTCAGCTTCCCAAGtcttgggaccccccccaccagcacccaaaGGTgacagggacaccccccccccagcacccaaagGCTTTTGAGACACCCCCTCAGCACCCCAAGGTCTTGGGAtccccccccaccagcacccaaaGGTGCCAGCCCcgcctcagcagcagctctcgGCAATCAGGTGCCCCCCGGGatgggggggtgctgggtgctgccccCCCACTGCCACGTAGCGGCGGGTGCCACGGgagggggctcggggggggccGGATGGGCATGGGGCACCCAAGCGGCACCGCTGCCACCCACGTCGCACCTCCGCCTGCACCTGCGGGCACCAGGACATGTCGCGACGTGTCACACTACGTCACGACAtgcccccttcccccccccccccactccgtGTCACGACGTGCCCTGACGCACCTCCTTGTTGACGAAGCAGTAGAGGATGCTGACAATGAGGCCCTggggacgggggacgggggggggcaccccgcGGTGGGGGTGCACCCAAACAGGTGGGTGCACACGGTCACACGCACACGTATGTGCACCCCCTGCACCTGAGCACCCTCCCCCCCGAGCACTCATCCCCTGCACCCCATTGCAGcccccacctcctgcagcccctctgcccaTTACAGCCCCCCCATTGCACTCCCCCATACAGCCTCCTATTTTAGCCCCCTCATTGCACCCCCCACCACATTGCAGCCCCCCAATTGCACACCCCCACTGTACCCCCGCCATGACCCCCCCCATTGCACAAGCCCATTGCAGCCTCTATCCCATTGCCCCTTCCGTTGCCCCCCTCAAGCCTCCTCCATTGCACCTCCCCATTGTAGCCCCCATTGCACACTCCCCCATGCccgtgctcccccccccccggttccTCCCCCCCGCacctgggaggaggagagcagtaGCTGCAGGCAAAGCCGCACCAGGCGCAGAGTgccacccccctgcccctctcccaccAGGGCGAAGGCCACCTCATGCACCCCCAGCAGCGGGATCAGTGTCAGTGTCGACCTGgccagcctgggggggggggcacacacaCTCGGGGACAGCCAGGAACACACTTGGGGACacccctggggacagggacaccccGCGGGGACCCCCTCAgggacagccctggggacagggacaccccccggagagggatggggacacccttggggacagccctggggacagggacaccccccggggaccccctcGGGAAGTGATGGGGACACCCTCAGGGACACGTTTGGTGGCATTACAGGGATGGACACATGCATAGGGACACACTTGGGGATGTCACAGGAATGGGGACATGGTTGGGGACATGACAGGCATGCGGACACACTTGGGGACATGACAGGGGTGGGGACACACTCAGGGACGTGCTTGGGGACATTGCAGGGATGGAGCACACGTGGGGACGTGCACAGAGCCGGGATGGGCACAAGGACGTTGCACGGCCAGCATGGGGACaagatggggacagggatggggtatGCAGTGCGTgtccccacacacaccccagtGTCCCAGTGTCACTGGCATCCCCATGCCcatccccagtgtccccatgcTGGGGGACATCCCCCCATGTCCCACACGCACACCAAGGTCCCCATGTACCCACCTGACCCTGGTGTCCCCGCGGGACACCTGATGCGCCCGGACTTTGGCCACCAAGATGCGGACGATGCGCACAAACACCACGAAGTTCACCTGGGGATGGAGACACTGACACTGACACCCCCTGCAGTGGGGACACTGCCCCAGGATGGCCACCCCCACGCTGTGTCACCCACCACCACAGCCATCAGGATGGGACAGCGGATTATCCACCATACTGCTGCCTTCTCGTTCCTCTCCCAGCACCTGCcagagtttgggggggggcactcagccagatgcctgggtcccctgtTGGGGACATCAGAGTGTCCCCAGGGTGTGAcaaaatggggagggggggttgtCCAACAGCCTCACCCCTCATTCTCATAGAGGTACCTCATCACCACCCATGGTACCACGAAGAGCACGGGACCTCCTGGAGGCATGGGGACAAGGTTGGGGAGGGGATGCGGAGGcacatggggacacaggggggacatggggatgggctCACCCCAgccaaggaggaggaaggcagggaggcagcGCTCGCCGGAGAAGGCTGCCAGCACCAGGAGCTTGTGGAGGAAGAGTCCTTCGGCCAGCAGCCACCCGTAGTTAGCCCCCACACAGTACTGGGTGAGAGCCTGGGCCAGCCGGCACCCTGTCACTGCCTGCTGGAGGGACACCCACACCGCCACGGGGACACCAGCATCGGGGAGGGACCAGCATCAGGGTGGCACCAGCATCATGTTAGACCAGCATCGTGGTGGCACCAGCATCGTGGTGGCACCAATATCGTGGTGGCACCAGCATTGTGGTGGCACCAACACTGTGGTGGCACCAGCATCATGGTGGCACCAGCATCGTGGTGGCACCAACATCGTGGTGGCACCAGCACCATGATGGGAACAGCCCCCACCCTTGGGTGCCCCATCCGAGTGCAGCCCACCATgccccacccatgggtgccccccacccttGGGTACCCCCACCATGGGTGTTCCCCTCCATGGGTACTCCCTGGTGGGTGCCACCTCCGTAGGTGCCCCACCCGTGGATACCCCCTGCCATGAGTGCCCCCCATCCCCCATGGGTGCCCACCTGCTggcccagcagctgcagggggTGCCCGGGACCGGGGCGCAGTCGGCGTTGGAGCAGCGCATCCCGTGTCAGGATGGCGCCCGCCCGCAGCACGAAGGACAGGAAGAGGTTGGCGTGGATGAAGTTGCGGGTGCAACGCAGGCGCCTGCGGGGACGAGGGGCAGTGGGtggcagcacccatgggtgcccccctAGCACCCAAGGGTGCCCCGGTGCAGGTACctgaagagcagaagcagcagcagtgccaggaggagGGCGATGAGGGAGAGGGAGTATCCCACGGTGTAGAGGAGACGGAACTGCTCCAGCAGCCAGGCCTGCCGCTACGGGGACAGGGACAACAGTCACCAGGGACAGGGATGTGGCACGGCACCAGGAGGTGGAACAGGGCATGGTGTGGCATGGTGAATGTCACAGCATGGCATGGTGAAACACAACATGGTATGGTGCAACATGGCATGGCACGGTGCAGCACGGTGCGTTATCGTGGCACGGCGTGGTACAACACAGCAAAACGCATCACAGTGTGTGGTGTGGCATGGCACGGTGCCACACAGCATGGTGCAAAGAGGCATGGCACGGTGCAACAGGCACAGCAAAATGCATGGCACAGCATGCCACAGTGCAACATGGCATGGCACAGCGCAGCCCAGTGCGTGTCACAGCAGCGCAACACGGtgcagcccagcagctcctcGCACGGCACACGCTGCAGTGCAGCCCGACGGTGCATGCCACGGCACGACATGGGGTACAGCACATGTCAGCCTGGCGCAGTGCAGCCCCCGGCCCATGGCCCAGCACAGCATGGGACAAGGGGCACGGCACAACACAGGGCACGGCACAGGGTACAGCACAGCATGGGGCACAGCGCAGCGCAGCATGGCACAAGGAACTGCACGGGGCATGGCATGGTGCACAacacagcacagtgcagcacGGCATGGCATGGTGCACAACACAGTGTGGCATGGCACAGGGCATGGCACATGGCACAGCATGGGGCACAGCGTGGGGCACGGCACGGCGTGGCACAGTGCACAGTGCGGCACAGCATGGCATGGGACACAGCATGGCACGGCACAGCACGGCACGATGCACAGCAGAGCGGCACGGTGCACGGCATGGTGTATGGCACAGCACGGCACGGGGCACAGCATGGCACGGCACAGCACGGCATGATGCACAGCAGAGCGGCACGGTGCACGGCATGGTGTATGGCACAGCACGGCACGGGGCACAGCATGGCACGGCACAGCACGGCACGATGTACGGCAGAGCAGCACGGTGCACGGCATGGTGTATGGCACAGCACGGCACGGGGCACAGCATGGCACATCAtggcacagcagagcagcatgGTGCACGGCACGGCACATGGCacggcacagcacagcacagcatggCAGCATGACACATCCCAGCATGGCATCTCCCAGCATGGCACCCCCCCCGGCACCGCAGCCTGCAGCGTGCCACGGCGCAGCACCCGGGTTCccacctgcagcagctgctcctgcgCCGGGTCCTCGCACTGCGAATGGTCCCGCCAGGGCCACCCCGTCTCGTCTGTCACCCACCGCCCGTCAGGTCCGCAGCGCCGAGCCACCACCCCACCCTGCACTGAGCACCTCGTCCCATCACTCCGTGGCACCCAGGGGCACCCACAGGACCCCCCAGGGCAAGTGCCACCCCCCGGCCATTACCTCGGTGGTGCCAGGGCAGGTACCACGGGCAGGGGACGGTGATGGTGCTGTTGGGAGCCGCGTCCCCCCAGCAGGCGTACATGTCAAAGCTGCGGTTGCAGACGGGTCCTGgggaggggtgcagggggggtcAGGGTGTCCCCAGCGTCCCCCTGGTTTCCCTACCCCATCCCCACTCACCAGGTGCCGGGGGGTCGAGGCGCAGGCGCAGCTCACAAGCATGCCGGTACTCACGCCAGGCAGCCAGCGTCGCCTGGGCTGAGCGCTCCTCCTGCAAGGGCCCACCATGGGGCCACCGTGGGTGGGGGGGCCACCATGAGGACACCACCACCAGGGTCACCGCACTGGAGCGACCACCACGGGGCCACCACCACGGGGCCACCATGGTGGGGCCACCATGACTGGGGCCAACATTGTGGGGCTACCACCACATGGACACCACCATGGGGCCACCACGACTGGGGTCACCACCATGGGTAACCAGGATAGGGACACCACCATGGGACACCATGGTCCTGGGGAGGACGTCCTggaggtggcagctggggggggggtcctgctggggtgggggtcccaatgaggcaatgggaaggtcctgggggggtcccagcagtAGCAGCGGGGGAGTCCCAGGGTGTGGGGGGACCCCGGGGGTGACactggggggtcctggggtcTCACCTCTGCCCCACGCAGGACCCGGCTGAGCAGAGGTGGGGCCACTGCCCAGTGGCCCATGACGGCGACAGCAGCTCCTGAGGGGTGTGTGCTGGGGGAGGGCACCGGGAGGGATGGGGGTGTTGGTGTCGTGTCGTTCCCCCCCCCGTTATGGGTGCCGCCCCCCCCACTTTGACGTGCTCCTTACCAGGGAGCTGCAGGTGGtgcccggacgcctgggtctttctggggagggggacaggacTGGGACACCCCCCACATCGACACCCCCCCCATTTGGCACCGACTCCCTCCccgtgacacccccccccaggtccGCGGACACGCGTGGGGAACGCAGGGCGGGGCAGCCATCGTGGGAGGTGGGCAGcggctgccccccgcccccccccccccggtgatGCCGGCTCCTGCCGGTGCCACTCCGGTGTCCCTTGTCCCCCCCTCCAGCATCCCTCGTCCCTCCTCCCGGTACCCCTTTGCCCCCCTCCAGTGTCCCGGGTCCCCCACGCGTGTTCCCTGTTGCCCCTCAaagtccccccatgtccccttcGCTTCACCCCGACACCCCTCTCGACCCCCCCCGGGTGATGCCGGtgcctcttcccccccccacgGCATCCCGGGTCTCCCCACGCGTGTCCCCTCGCTGCTTCCATGTCCCGTCCGCTACACCCCGACGCCCCCGTGGGCCCTTCTGGTGCCCCCCGGCCCCCTTGGAcccccccgacacccccccccgacaccccGGTACCGGCTCGGCGCGGGGTTCCACCGCCCTCGGGGCACCGGCACCGGCTCCGGCGGCACCGCCCCCGGGAGGGGCGGGGGcacgagggggggggggcacccggGTGGGGACTCGAGTCGGAGCAACGTGACCTGGTGGTAGTGTGGAACATGGCCCACGTCTCGGGTGGGGGTAGCCGGGAGGCTGCCCCACGCATCCCGGGGCTCCAGGGTCATCCGCGGAGGGGGTCCAGGGTCACCCAAGGGGGTCCAGCATCACCCACGGGCGCCCCAGTGTCACCCACGGGGACTTCAGGGTCAGCCAGTGGGGTCCAGCATCACCCACAGGTGCCCCAGTGTCACCCACGGGGACTTCAGGGTCAGCCAGTGGGTTCCAGCATCACCCACGGGTACTCCAGTGTCACACAAGGGGCTCCAGCATCACCCACGGGTGCCCCAGTGTCACCCAAGGGGGTCCAGTGTCACCCAGTGGGGTCCAGCATCACCCACAGGTACTCCAGCATCACCTAAGGGGGTCCAGCGTCACCCACGGGGACTTCAGGGTCAGCCAGTGGGGTCCAGCATCACCCACGGGTACTCCAGTGTCACCCAAGGGAGTCCAGCGTCACCCACGGGTGCCCCAGTGTCATCCACGGGGACTTCAGTGTCACCCAGTGTGGTCCAGCATCACCCACAGGTACTCCAGCATCACCTAAGGGGGTCCAGTgtcacccatgggtgccccatTTTCACCCAGTGGGGTCCAGCATCACCCACGGGTACTCCAGTGTCACCCACGGGGACTTCAGGGTCAGCCAGTGGGGTCCAGCATCACCCACGGGTACTCCAGTGTCACCCAAGGGAGTCCAGCGTCACCCACGGGTGCCCCAGTGTCATCCACGGGGACTTCAGTGTCACCCAGTGTGGTCCAGCATCACCCACAGGTACTCCAGCATCACCTAAGGGGGTCCAGTgtcacccatgggtgccccatTTTCACCCAGTGGGGTCCAGCATCACCCACGGGTACTCCAGTGTCACCCACGGGGACTTCAGGGTCACCCAGTGGGGTCCAGCATCACCCACGGGTACTCCAGTGTCACCCAAGGGAGTCCAGCGTCACCCACGGGTGCCCCAGTGTCATCCACGGGGACTTCAGTGTCACCCAGTGTGGTCCAGCATCACCCACAGGTACTCCAGCATCACCTAAGGGGGTCCAGTgtcacccatgggtgccccatTTTCACCCAGTGGGGTCCAGCATCACCCACGGGTACTCCAGTGTCACCCACGGGGACTTCAGGGTCACCCAGTGGGGTCCAGCATCACCCACGGGTACTCCAGTGTCACCCAAGGGAGTCCAGCGTCACCCACGGGTGCCCCAGTGTCATCCACGGGGACTTCAGTGTCACCCAGTGTGGTCCAGCATCACCCACAGGTACTCCAGCATCACCTAAGGGGGTCCAGTgtcacccatgggtgccccatTTTCACCCAGTGGGGTCCAGCATCACCCACGGGTACTCCAGTGTCACCCACGGGGACTTCAGGGTCACCCAGTGGGGTCCAGCATCACCCACGGGTACTCCAGTGTCACCTAAGGGGGTCCAGTGTCACCCACGTGGACTTCAGGGTCACCCCGTGGGGTCCAGCATCACCCACGGGTGCCCCAGTGTCACCCAAGGGGGTCCAGCATCACCCACGGGTGCTCCAGTGTCACCTAAGGGGGTCCAGTGTCACCCACGTGGACTTCAGGGTCACCCCGTGGGGTCCAGCATCACCCACGGGTACTCCAGTGTCACCCAAGGGGGTCCAGCATCAACCACGGGTGCTCCAGTGTCATCCACGGGGACTTCAGTGTCACCCAGTGTGGTCCAGCATCACCCACAGGTACTCCAGCATCACCTAAGGGGGTCCAGTGTCACCCACGGGGACTTCAGGGTCACCCAGGGGGGTCCAGTGTCACTGGGGTGGGCTCTGGTGTCATGCAGGGAGATTCAGTCTCATCCAGGGGGTTCCAGCATCACCCGGGGGGTTCAGCATCACCCACGAGTGCTCCAGTGCCACCCGGGGGGGGTGTCTTCAGTGTCCCCCACGGCTGTTCCAGTGTCACCCAGGGGTCTCCAGCATCACCCACGGGTACTCCAGACTGACTCGTGGAGGTCCACGGTCACCCCGGTAGGGCACCAGCTTTACCGATGGGTGCCCCACTGTCAGcgccagggtggggggggtccaGCCTCACCCACGGGTGCCCCGACCCCTCTTGGCACGTAGTGGAAGCCGGCCAGCCTATGGAGGGGGGCGTGTCCcagcggcgggaggggggcgTGTCCCAGCGGCGGGAGACTGAAGGGGCGGAGCCGAGGGCGGGAGGACACGCCCATCCAGCCCCCGCCTTCCTTTGCTTCTCCCCGCCCCTTCCCGCCCTCGGGTCGCGCGGCGGTGAGGTCACGGCGGCGCGCCGCCGGCCGGGGTCGGGGGGATGGTGGCGGGCGCGTTCCCGCTGGCCAAGCTGCTGACGCTGGGCGCGC is drawn from Haliaeetus albicilla chromosome Z, bHalAlb1.1, whole genome shotgun sequence and contains these coding sequences:
- the LOC138683846 gene encoding gastric inhibitory polypeptide receptor-like isoform X2; its protein translation is MGHWAVAPPLLSRVLRGAEEERSAQATLAAWREYRHACELRLRLDPPAPGPVCNRSFDMYACWGDAAPNSTITVPCPWYLPWHHRVQGGVVARRCGPDGRWVTDETGWPWRDHSQCEDPAQEQLLQRQAWLLEQFRLLYTVGYSLSLIALLLALLLLLLFRRLRCTRNFIHANLFLSFVLRAGAILTRDALLQRRLRPGPGHPLQLLGQQAVTGCRLAQALTQYCVGANYGWLLAEGLFLHKLLVLAAFSGERCLPAFLLLGWGGPVLFVVPWVVMRYLYENEGCWERNEKAAVWWIIRCPILMAVVVNFVVFVRIVRILVAKVRAHQVSRGDTRVRLARSTLTLIPLLGVHEVAFALVGEGQGGGTLRLVRLCLQLLLSSSQGLIVSILYCFVNKEVQAEVRRGWQRCRLGAPCPSGPPRAPSRGTRRYVAVGGQHPAPPHPGGHLIAESCC
- the LOC138683846 gene encoding gastric inhibitory polypeptide receptor-like isoform X3; the protein is MGHWAVAPPLLSRVLRGAEEERSAQATLAAWREYRHACELRLRLDPPAPGPVCNRSFDMYACWGDAAPNSTITVPCPWYLPWHHRVQGGVVARRCGPDGRWVTDETGWPWRDHSQCEDPAQEQLLQRQAWLLEQFRLLYTVGYSLSLIALLLALLLLLLFRRLRCTRNFIHANLFLSFVLRAGAILTRDALLQRRLRPGPGHPLQLLGQQALTQYCVGANYGWLLAEGLFLHKLLVLAAFSGERCLPAFLLLGWGGPVLFVVPWVVMRYLYENEGCWERNEKAAVWWIIRCPILMAVVVNFVVFVRIVRILVAKVRAHQVSRGDTRVRLARSTLTLIPLLGVHEVAFALVGEGQGGGTLRLVRLCLQLLLSSSQGLIVSILYCFVNKEVQAEVRRGWQRCRLGAPCPSGPPRAPSRGTRRYVAVGGQHPAPPHPGGHLIAESCC
- the LOC138683846 gene encoding gastric inhibitory polypeptide receptor-like isoform X1, whose amino-acid sequence is MGHWAVAPPLLSRVLRGAEEERSAQATLAAWREYRHACELRLRLDPPAPGPVCNRSFDMYACWGDAAPNSTITVPCPWYLPWHHRVQGGVVARRCGPDGRWVTDETGWPWRDHSQCEDPAQEQLLQRQAWLLEQFRLLYTVGYSLSLIALLLALLLLLLFRRLRCTRNFIHANLFLSFVLRAGAILTRDALLQRRLRPGPGHPLQLLGQQQAVTGCRLAQALTQYCVGANYGWLLAEGLFLHKLLVLAAFSGERCLPAFLLLGWGGPVLFVVPWVVMRYLYENEGCWERNEKAAVWWIIRCPILMAVVVNFVVFVRIVRILVAKVRAHQVSRGDTRVRLARSTLTLIPLLGVHEVAFALVGEGQGGGTLRLVRLCLQLLLSSSQGLIVSILYCFVNKEVQAEVRRGWQRCRLGAPCPSGPPRAPSRGTRRYVAVGGQHPAPPHPGGHLIAESCC
- the LOC138683846 gene encoding gastric inhibitory polypeptide receptor-like isoform X5 → MLVSCACASTPRHLDPSATAALTCTPAGGTRLPTAPSPSPARGTCPGTTERQAWLLEQFRLLYTVGYSLSLIALLLALLLLLLFRRLRCTRNFIHANLFLSFVLRAGAILTRDALLQRRLRPGPGHPLQLLGQQQAVTGCRLAQALTQYCVGANYGWLLAEGLFLHKLLVLAAFSGERCLPAFLLLGWGGPVLFVVPWVVMRYLYENEGCWERNEKAAVWWIIRCPILMAVVVNFVVFVRIVRILVAKVRAHQVSRGDTRVRLARSTLTLIPLLGVHEVAFALVGEGQGGGTLRLVRLCLQLLLSSSQGLIVSILYCFVNKEVQAEVRRGWQRCRLGAPCPSGPPRAPSRGTRRYVAVGGQHPAPPHPGGHLIAESCC
- the LOC138683846 gene encoding gastric inhibitory polypeptide receptor-like isoform X4 yields the protein MLVSCACASTPRHLDPSATAALTCTPAGGTRLPTAPSPSPARGTCPGTTEGGVVARRCGPDGRWVTDETGWPWRDHSQCEDPAQEQLLQRQAWLLEQFRLLYTVGYSLSLIALLLALLLLLLFRRLRCTRNFIHANLFLSFVLRAGAILTRDALLQRRLRPGPGHPLQLLGQQQAVTGCRLAQALTQYCVGANYGWLLAEGLFLHKLLVLAAFSGERCLPAFLLLGWGGPVLFVVPWVVMRYLYENEGCWERNEKAAVWWIIRCPILMAVVVNFVVFVRIVRILVAKVRAHQVSRGDTRVRLARSTLTLIPLLGVHEVAFALVGEGQGGGTLRLVRLCLQLLLSSSQGLIVSILYCFVNKEVQAEVRRGWQRCRLGAPCPSGPPRAPSRGTRRYVAVGGQHPAPPHPGGHLIAESCC